The following are encoded together in the Novipirellula caenicola genome:
- a CDS encoding DUF1593 domain-containing protein — MLILVALMVFAAKGVADDHRPRLFILTDIGGDPDDQQSLVRLMVYSNEFRIEGLVATASGTPGELEVATTRPDLIREIVSAYGTVRGNLVRHADGWPEVDSLMKVIVSGNPQRGRGNIGDGCDTEGSKLLIQRVDEGSAVSPLNIAIWGGQTDLAQALWRVRNDRGADGLAEFVKRFRVYDIADQDGIANWIQSEFGGMYYILSKAKAGTDKRNASFRGMYLTGDASLTSSDWIEANVRSKGPLGQLYPTKTWTSPNPHGCMKEGDTPSWFFFLPQGGNDPADPSKPGWGGQFYRSDDGWYRDDQIKTDPRKSVSRWRPDFQRDFALRMTWCTNQ; from the coding sequence ATGTTGATTCTTGTCGCCTTGATGGTATTTGCAGCCAAGGGCGTCGCAGACGACCATCGACCTCGATTGTTCATTCTGACGGACATCGGCGGTGATCCCGATGACCAACAATCGCTCGTTCGTCTGATGGTGTATTCCAACGAGTTCCGTATCGAAGGGCTCGTCGCCACCGCGTCGGGAACTCCGGGCGAACTGGAGGTCGCGACGACAAGGCCCGACTTGATTCGCGAAATCGTCTCCGCCTATGGAACAGTGCGTGGCAACCTTGTTCGTCATGCCGACGGATGGCCAGAAGTGGATTCGCTGATGAAGGTCATCGTGTCAGGAAATCCACAACGCGGTCGTGGGAACATTGGTGATGGATGCGACACCGAAGGCTCAAAGTTGTTGATCCAACGAGTTGACGAGGGCTCGGCCGTCTCACCGCTTAACATCGCGATCTGGGGCGGCCAGACGGATCTTGCTCAGGCTCTGTGGCGAGTACGAAACGACCGCGGCGCAGACGGGCTGGCTGAATTCGTCAAACGGTTCCGCGTTTATGACATTGCCGATCAGGACGGCATCGCGAATTGGATTCAATCCGAGTTTGGGGGCATGTACTACATTCTTAGCAAAGCCAAGGCCGGAACCGACAAACGCAATGCGTCATTTCGTGGCATGTATTTGACGGGCGACGCGTCGTTGACTTCGTCCGATTGGATCGAGGCGAATGTGCGATCCAAAGGACCGCTCGGTCAGCTTTATCCAACGAAAACATGGACTTCGCCCAACCCTCACGGCTGTATGAAAGAAGGCGATACGCCATCGTGGTTCTTCTTTCTTCCTCAAGGAGGCAATGATCCCGCCGATCCGAGCAAACCCGGATGGGGCGGCCAGTTCTATCGATCCGATGACGGGTGGTATCGCGACGATCAGATAAAGACAGACCCTCGTAAGTCCGTCAGTCGATGGCGGCCCGATTTTCAGAGAGACTTCGCACTCCGCATGACATGGTGTACCAATCAATGA
- a CDS encoding glycoside hydrolase family 97 protein: MLALPDRGLSAEEATVSSPSGNHVIQFSLRDGVPHYRVSYQGKTILSDSSLSLNIEGDPWSDRFVVERTRTDSQSGSWVPVVGSKSSYPDAYNECIVQLREASEAKRRLDLTFRAYDEGVAFRYTIPPQKGVANIKLVSEDSQFQFTDDHFVYWDDYPQAEYSKVRLSEMPDQAIRPLLLETGSHFVAIAEAGDLEHYAPMMLNRSGNLQLETRFRSGTVTAADSLTTPWRVIMVAEHPGTLVEHHYLLQNLSPPCVLDDTAWITPGKVWRSNLSTDAAKAIIDYAAANNYQYVHYDAGWYGPERAADSNPLTVIDSIDRKETIRYADEHGIGLICYINKIAMSRYDLDKTFRTYHQWGIRGVKFGFVDWKSQSDMEFLFAAIKTAAKYKLVVDIHDNFRLTGIERSYPNVLTVEGILGNEEPANRGNPPKNVLTTSFARMIAGAGDFTPCYLNGRVVSRSFQLALGVVFYSPLQYLHWYDQADRYAGKSFPELEFWKEMPTTWDDSKVVNGSIGSYMTVARRKGDRWFVGTIVNEARSLDIPLDFLGPGEFTATIYAEHPDDKNLVTIESRQVTSSSSLTATMSSGSGCAILIAPTAGSSE; encoded by the coding sequence ATGCTCGCGTTGCCTGATCGCGGTTTGTCGGCTGAAGAGGCGACCGTCTCCTCGCCATCGGGAAACCATGTGATTCAGTTTTCACTGCGGGATGGAGTGCCACACTACCGTGTCTCCTACCAAGGCAAGACGATCCTTTCGGATTCCTCACTCTCGTTGAATATCGAGGGCGACCCGTGGAGTGACCGCTTCGTGGTCGAGAGGACACGGACCGATTCACAGTCGGGCAGCTGGGTTCCCGTGGTCGGATCGAAGAGTTCGTACCCGGATGCGTACAACGAATGCATTGTCCAGCTGCGGGAAGCATCGGAAGCGAAGCGACGCCTCGACCTCACGTTTCGGGCGTACGACGAAGGAGTGGCCTTTCGCTACACGATTCCACCGCAGAAAGGCGTCGCAAACATCAAGCTCGTTTCGGAAGACAGTCAATTCCAATTCACTGACGATCACTTCGTCTACTGGGACGACTATCCGCAAGCAGAGTATTCCAAGGTGCGGCTCTCCGAGATGCCGGACCAGGCCATCCGGCCGCTACTGCTGGAAACCGGATCGCATTTTGTGGCGATCGCTGAAGCAGGGGATCTCGAACATTACGCGCCGATGATGCTGAATCGATCCGGCAATCTGCAGTTGGAAACGCGGTTCCGTAGCGGAACGGTGACGGCCGCCGATTCTCTAACGACTCCATGGCGAGTGATCATGGTTGCCGAGCACCCTGGTACACTCGTCGAACATCACTACCTGCTGCAAAATCTTTCGCCACCCTGTGTGCTCGACGATACCGCTTGGATCACGCCGGGCAAGGTTTGGCGAAGCAATCTGTCGACAGACGCCGCCAAGGCGATCATCGACTACGCCGCCGCCAACAACTACCAATACGTGCATTATGACGCGGGCTGGTATGGACCGGAACGGGCCGCCGATTCGAACCCGTTGACCGTCATCGACTCGATCGACAGGAAAGAGACGATTCGCTACGCGGACGAACATGGAATCGGGTTGATCTGCTACATCAACAAGATTGCGATGTCGCGATACGACCTGGACAAGACGTTTCGCACGTACCATCAATGGGGCATTCGTGGAGTGAAGTTCGGTTTCGTCGACTGGAAGAGCCAATCCGACATGGAGTTTTTGTTCGCTGCGATCAAGACCGCGGCGAAATACAAATTGGTGGTTGATATCCACGACAATTTTCGGCTTACTGGGATCGAACGATCCTACCCCAATGTGTTAACGGTCGAAGGCATTCTGGGCAACGAAGAACCGGCGAACCGAGGGAACCCACCGAAGAATGTCCTGACCACTTCCTTTGCACGGATGATCGCGGGAGCGGGTGATTTCACGCCTTGCTACCTGAATGGACGAGTCGTCAGCCGATCGTTTCAGCTGGCGTTGGGAGTCGTGTTCTACAGTCCGCTGCAGTATCTGCATTGGTACGACCAGGCGGATCGGTATGCCGGCAAATCGTTTCCTGAGCTGGAGTTTTGGAAGGAGATGCCGACGACTTGGGATGATTCCAAGGTGGTCAACGGATCGATCGGCAGCTACATGACGGTGGCCCGACGGAAAGGCGACCGCTGGTTTGTGGGAACGATTGTCAATGAAGCTCGCAGCCTCGACATTCCGCTGGACTTCCTCGGCCCAGGCGAGTTCACGGCGACAATCTATGCCGAGCATCCCGACGACAAAAATCTCGTCACGATCGAATCACGTCAGGTCACATCGAGTAGTTCGCTGACAGCCACGATGAGTTCCGGAAGCGGTTGCGCGATCTTGATTGCACCGACTGCGGGTTCAAGTGAGTGA
- a CDS encoding alkyl sulfatase dimerization domain-containing protein has protein sequence MNKNTFPHLLSQLTASTIKFGLLILLVLTAAPARGQTQVDPETALRMLNSQQHQFEKGVIKVADNVFTAVGFHGANTSMIVGTDGVIIIDTLFGPASATKAAEAFRQYSDKPVKAIIYTHSHGDHIGGASAFIRDEQPDIYATERFGSAEGVNKAVDPVKAKRNVRQFGRKLSAAESTNRGVAPAGTEDGDRGEGFLSPTVTVPSSGLKTTIAGVEIELHFAPGETDDALFIWLPKEKVLFAGDNFYSSFPNLYAIRGTAYRDVLNWSQSVGKMAEFQPHAVVPGHTMPIQGQEAATTALKDYSEAIRSVYDQTVRGINAGKGPDQLAHEVELPEHLKDKPYLIQFYGSVPHAVRAIYTGLLGWYDGNPTTLNPLEPKIKAQKMAELAGGTQPLTEQMQSALADHDYQWALELSDHVKWLDDADRQLARKVKIAALRGLAAREYNAPNRNYYLSYANELESGQLSEIWF, from the coding sequence ATGAATAAGAACACCTTTCCACATCTACTTTCGCAGCTCACGGCAAGCACGATAAAGTTCGGTCTTTTGATCCTTCTCGTGCTGACCGCCGCCCCCGCCCGCGGTCAAACGCAAGTCGACCCTGAAACCGCTCTGCGAATGCTGAATTCACAGCAGCACCAATTCGAGAAGGGAGTGATCAAGGTCGCCGACAACGTTTTCACCGCGGTGGGTTTCCATGGCGCCAACACCTCAATGATCGTCGGCACCGACGGGGTCATTATCATCGATACGCTTTTTGGGCCGGCGAGTGCAACGAAAGCAGCGGAGGCGTTCCGGCAATACAGCGACAAACCGGTCAAGGCGATCATCTATACTCACAGCCATGGTGATCACATCGGTGGAGCCAGTGCTTTTATCCGCGACGAGCAGCCCGACATCTATGCAACGGAACGTTTCGGATCAGCCGAAGGCGTCAACAAGGCGGTCGACCCGGTCAAAGCCAAGCGAAACGTGCGTCAGTTCGGTCGAAAATTGTCAGCGGCCGAAAGTACAAATCGAGGCGTCGCACCGGCGGGGACCGAAGACGGCGACCGCGGCGAAGGGTTTCTGTCACCGACCGTCACCGTCCCCAGCAGTGGACTGAAAACAACGATTGCGGGTGTCGAAATTGAACTCCACTTTGCACCGGGGGAAACCGATGATGCTCTGTTCATCTGGCTGCCCAAAGAGAAGGTCTTGTTCGCAGGCGACAATTTTTACAGTTCCTTTCCCAATCTGTATGCAATTCGCGGCACCGCCTATCGCGATGTACTGAATTGGTCCCAAAGTGTTGGAAAGATGGCTGAGTTCCAACCGCATGCGGTGGTTCCTGGCCATACAATGCCAATCCAAGGCCAGGAAGCAGCTACGACGGCACTGAAGGACTACAGCGAAGCGATTCGCAGCGTGTACGACCAAACGGTGCGAGGTATCAACGCGGGCAAGGGGCCCGATCAACTCGCACACGAAGTCGAGCTTCCGGAGCATCTCAAGGACAAACCGTATCTGATCCAGTTCTATGGTTCGGTGCCTCATGCTGTCCGCGCCATCTATACAGGGCTGCTGGGTTGGTACGATGGCAATCCAACAACGCTGAATCCGCTTGAGCCTAAAATCAAAGCCCAAAAGATGGCCGAGTTGGCTGGCGGAACCCAACCGCTGACCGAGCAGATGCAATCCGCCTTGGCCGATCACGACTATCAATGGGCATTGGAATTGAGCGACCACGTCAAATGGTTGGACGACGCCGACCGACAACTCGCTCGCAAAGTGAAGATTGCGGCACTGCGAGGGCTGGCAGCACGAGAATACAACGCGCCCAATCGCAACTACTACCTCAGCTACGCGAACGAACTTGAATCAGGTCAACTCAGCGAAATCTGGTTCTAG
- a CDS encoding SDR family oxidoreductase, whose protein sequence is MSNGNTIAVAAASGQLGAAIVQATVDIVGAENVVGLARTPANTASLGVEVRPGDYAKRDPLTKSLEGVDTLLLVSGMDTPDKRIDQHRNVIEAAKTAGVSKIVYTSIQGAEAGTSFSPIVQSNRQTEQDVRNSGLQWVIGRNGIYIEPDVEYIDTYKKRGEIANCAGDAKCGYTTRPELAYAYARMLTESKHDGQTYNLHGTSITQPQLADYLNLAFGTHLTYRSMSVAEYREERIADLGEFLGTIIAGIYEGIRDGAADNESHFAQAAGRPHQSWEAYFSQLAHDNH, encoded by the coding sequence ATGTCTAACGGCAACACCATCGCAGTCGCGGCAGCCAGCGGTCAGCTTGGCGCCGCCATTGTTCAAGCCACCGTCGACATCGTCGGCGCCGAGAACGTTGTGGGTCTGGCGCGAACTCCGGCGAATACCGCATCGCTTGGTGTGGAAGTTCGGCCCGGAGACTATGCCAAGCGTGATCCACTGACAAAGTCGCTCGAGGGCGTCGACACGCTATTGCTAGTTTCTGGCATGGACACGCCAGACAAGCGGATCGACCAACATCGCAATGTCATCGAAGCCGCCAAGACCGCTGGCGTCAGCAAGATTGTCTACACCAGTATCCAGGGGGCGGAAGCGGGCACGTCATTCTCGCCGATCGTGCAGAGCAATCGGCAAACTGAACAGGACGTTCGCAACAGCGGGCTGCAATGGGTGATTGGACGCAACGGAATCTACATCGAACCGGATGTCGAGTACATCGATACCTACAAAAAACGAGGTGAGATTGCCAATTGTGCGGGCGACGCCAAGTGCGGGTACACAACCCGACCCGAGCTAGCCTACGCCTACGCGAGGATGTTGACCGAGTCAAAGCACGACGGCCAGACTTACAATCTGCACGGCACATCGATCACGCAGCCGCAATTGGCCGACTATCTAAATCTCGCATTCGGCACGCATTTGACCTACCGATCGATGTCGGTCGCCGAGTATCGCGAGGAGCGCATCGCCGACCTGGGCGAGTTTCTGGGGACGATCATCGCTGGCATCTACGAAGGCATCCGCGATGGTGCCGCGGACAACGAAAGCCACTTCGCCCAAGCCGCCGGCCGCCCTCATCAAAGTTGGGAAGCGTACTTCAGCCAACTGGCTCACGACAACCATTGA
- a CDS encoding H-X9-DG-CTERM domain-containing protein, whose translation MKYSFALMLAVFIIAVGERNASAEMRLAIIFADHMVLQREQPIQIWGWADAGDRVTVTFADQTETTDAAQDGAWSVTLKPLKTASEGRRLRVENGEQTIVVNDVLVGDVWHASGQSNMTMTVSAMASELDIVPADSYHKGGVYVLLADGSTKFISDAIDCGDLWGGTIRLGMEGDLAPGSPSRFGAWGALGTRAAND comes from the coding sequence ATGAAATACAGCTTCGCTCTGATGCTTGCTGTTTTCATCATCGCGGTTGGCGAGCGCAACGCGTCGGCCGAGATGCGGCTGGCGATCATTTTTGCCGACCATATGGTTCTGCAACGAGAGCAGCCGATTCAAATCTGGGGTTGGGCGGACGCAGGTGACAGGGTGACCGTCACATTTGCTGACCAGACAGAAACGACCGATGCGGCTCAGGATGGGGCATGGTCTGTCACGCTCAAACCGCTAAAAACTGCGTCCGAAGGGAGGCGTCTGCGAGTCGAAAACGGCGAGCAGACAATCGTGGTCAACGATGTCCTCGTCGGCGATGTCTGGCACGCGAGTGGTCAATCGAACATGACAATGACCGTGAGTGCGATGGCGTCTGAACTCGATATCGTACCCGCCGACAGCTATCACAAAGGTGGTGTTTACGTTTTGCTCGCCGACGGCTCAACCAAGTTCATTTCCGACGCGATCGATTGCGGAGACCTTTGGGGTGGGACCATTCGGCTAGGAATGGAAGGTGACCTCGCCCCGGGCAGTCCCAGCCGCTTCGGAGCCTGGGGCGCATTGGGAACTCGCGCCGCCAACGACTAG
- a CDS encoding tetratricopeptide repeat protein gives MIRFILRHFAAHLVAIGFATTLVAQTTQPDLQAARKAAAENPRDVALLLDWAEAAIQAREPVEALQAASSAKAIAPGDDAIAATLGRAQVLAGRLDDALQTIRSMPPAQQDALGLSTTADAIEIYQSIAPMYADAEQSGLAEDYRGVANRLSRAAELAPELVPVNRTLGFLFLDKLQQPQDALPLLERAHAVSPQDEETRLLLARARLEMGRFEDAVQLYRQLADQIPEDSTIQLNFAAALLGAKRWDASQAVLDEVLSQYPENKRAQELRSDLAEARDAAIDDMLPPNSDVQTAEALELLLEAGRLIAEGDASRCLSCFHRAIERLYTALEIEPNSHTLNQTIGYVLLEKLGQPEQAYHRLCVALRIQPDNLDTNKLMALAALRTGKTCEAIQRFKSVLRRDPDDLWMLVNLGRAYAQAGSFAPALAIYDQVLCRDPVNFNARLGIAEVEGWRGLSDRPICRVERLVSEQPDNSEALSLLGDLYRWDWNLSGAAGMYHRAAVADPAGRAGRQGLEEIATTQAYVATTDGYQFLDNFGFRRSVFGGGLRMALSDRGYLTTSVHLWDYEQGVIDLQRTDVAVEWEYHLNRHLQLNARFLNFDYSHRDSDQAGSLAMKYTPVAAIDLYASAAWGESAYLTDISIPQFNIRMDNYATGYDIDFNKHWSTQGSFSYSDYYDGNERRFGMAQLSYRPNLCRDWYLRVKYEDLSFADQTATYFSPDSFDLIRLITEHSIPLTQRLSLDAQGEAIDVLEEGWGWGYQVGGSWKYSDRVEMQAGYFATSIPAAAPFSGDGFTYSALLRF, from the coding sequence ATGATTCGCTTTATCTTGCGTCACTTCGCCGCGCATCTCGTCGCAATTGGATTTGCGACAACACTCGTCGCGCAGACCACTCAACCGGATCTCCAGGCAGCCCGCAAGGCAGCGGCCGAAAATCCACGCGACGTTGCATTGCTGCTGGATTGGGCCGAAGCGGCAATCCAAGCCCGCGAACCTGTCGAAGCACTGCAGGCAGCCTCGAGCGCCAAAGCCATTGCGCCAGGGGACGATGCAATCGCGGCAACGCTGGGACGAGCTCAGGTTTTGGCCGGGCGATTGGACGATGCGTTGCAGACAATCCGCTCGATGCCACCAGCGCAGCAAGACGCACTTGGGCTTAGCACGACCGCCGACGCGATCGAAATCTACCAAAGCATCGCTCCCATGTACGCAGATGCTGAACAGTCGGGATTGGCGGAAGACTATCGCGGAGTTGCCAATCGACTAAGCCGGGCTGCGGAATTGGCTCCCGAGCTCGTTCCCGTAAATCGGACACTCGGATTTCTGTTTCTCGACAAACTACAACAGCCACAGGATGCATTGCCGCTGTTAGAGCGAGCCCATGCCGTGTCACCTCAGGACGAAGAAACACGTTTGCTGCTCGCTAGAGCGCGATTGGAAATGGGACGGTTCGAAGACGCAGTCCAACTCTATCGACAACTTGCCGATCAGATTCCCGAAGACTCGACGATTCAACTAAATTTTGCGGCGGCACTACTAGGTGCGAAACGATGGGATGCATCCCAAGCCGTGCTGGATGAGGTCTTGTCTCAATACCCCGAAAATAAACGAGCGCAGGAACTACGGAGTGATCTCGCCGAGGCACGCGACGCGGCAATCGATGATATGCTGCCCCCCAATTCCGATGTCCAAACCGCCGAAGCCCTCGAATTGTTGCTAGAAGCGGGGCGATTGATCGCCGAAGGTGATGCTTCGCGTTGCCTTTCGTGCTTCCATAGAGCGATTGAACGTCTTTATACGGCTTTGGAAATTGAACCGAACAGCCACACGTTGAACCAGACGATCGGTTATGTGCTACTTGAAAAACTTGGCCAACCCGAGCAAGCGTATCATCGCCTATGCGTGGCGTTGAGGATTCAGCCGGACAATCTGGATACGAATAAATTGATGGCGTTGGCTGCATTGCGAACCGGTAAAACGTGCGAAGCGATCCAACGGTTCAAGAGTGTCCTGCGTCGCGATCCCGACGACTTGTGGATGTTGGTCAACCTCGGCCGAGCCTATGCGCAAGCCGGCAGCTTTGCTCCAGCTCTCGCCATTTACGATCAGGTACTCTGTCGCGACCCCGTCAATTTCAACGCACGCTTGGGCATTGCCGAAGTGGAAGGTTGGCGTGGACTCAGCGATCGTCCCATCTGCCGTGTCGAGCGTTTGGTATCCGAACAACCGGATAACTCCGAAGCACTGAGTCTTTTAGGGGACCTCTATCGCTGGGATTGGAATCTCAGCGGTGCAGCCGGCATGTATCATCGTGCGGCCGTTGCCGACCCGGCAGGACGTGCTGGGCGACAAGGTTTGGAAGAGATTGCCACGACGCAAGCTTATGTCGCGACCACCGACGGTTATCAATTCCTAGACAACTTTGGTTTTCGCCGATCGGTCTTCGGTGGTGGACTGAGAATGGCTCTTTCAGACCGCGGATACCTGACGACAAGCGTCCACCTCTGGGATTATGAGCAAGGAGTCATCGATCTACAGCGAACCGATGTGGCAGTGGAGTGGGAATATCACCTTAACCGCCATCTGCAGCTCAACGCCCGTTTCCTGAACTTCGATTACTCACACCGCGATTCTGACCAAGCAGGATCACTGGCGATGAAGTACACTCCCGTCGCTGCGATCGACTTGTACGCGTCAGCCGCGTGGGGCGAATCCGCCTACCTGACCGACATCAGCATTCCTCAATTCAACATCCGGATGGATAACTACGCCACCGGCTATGACATCGATTTCAATAAGCATTGGTCAACCCAAGGATCCTTCAGCTACTCCGATTACTATGACGGCAACGAGCGGCGTTTCGGAATGGCCCAACTTTCGTACCGACCAAATCTTTGTCGAGATTGGTACCTGCGGGTCAAGTACGAGGATTTGAGTTTTGCTGATCAGACGGCGACCTACTTCAGCCCCGACAGTTTTGATTTGATTCGGTTGATCACCGAACACTCGATTCCGCTGACTCAACGATTGTCGCTCGACGCACAAGGGGAAGCGATTGATGTGCTCGAGGAAGGCTGGGGGTGGGGCTACCAAGTAGGCGGCTCTTGGAAATATAGTGATCGAGTCGAGATGCAGGCAGGCTACTTTGCGACCTCGATTCCAGCGGCAGCACCATTCAGCGGTGATGGCTTTACGTATTCCGCGTTACTGCGGTTCTAA